DNA from Ictalurus punctatus breed USDA103 chromosome 7, Coco_2.0, whole genome shotgun sequence:
CCTGACAGTTTTGTGTTGTGTCTTCTGCCTTTCCCCAGGGTCGGTGTTCACGTGTCTCACAGTAGTACTTGGATTCTTTCGGATATGGATGTGAATGCAGAGAaatctccattaaaaaaaaaaagaaaagaaatatatccCTTCACCTCCAGAGAACCACGAAATCCTAAAGAAGCATCGTGTCTGAGTATGCCATTAACTCCTGCTTCTCAAACTGACATAATAATTAGCCGGATCTGTCAGGTTCTGACATTCCTAATGTTGCGCTCGTTCAGTCCTTCTGCTCCATGTGAGGAAATTCTCTGCTGCTgagaataaattttttttgtatttccatttttattcctttatatatatatatatatatatatatatatatatatatatatatatatatatatatatatatatatatatatatatatatatatatataaaaaaatctgtcaCTGCAGTTTATTTGTATAGGTATTTATTACCTTAGTATCTGGAATGCACGTTTTTAGGATTTGTGAATCTATATCCCAGTACGAggggaaaaaattatatatatatatatatatgtatatatgtatatgtatatatgtgtatatatataaaattttatttttatttattttttaccaatTGACTGGATTGATTAAATGAAGTGaccaaagacaatttttttttattttataggaCTTCCATAAGggttaaaaaatattaaaatggcaTTATTTTGACTTCATTAATATCTCCTCTTGTTATTTCAAGAGCGTAAGGGTGTTCTTGTGACTTGATATCTCATAACAGCATGTACTTATTTTAACGTGATGTCTTTTGGACTTATTTCAtcacatcattattattatttcgaaTCATGTTATTTCATAATCTTAATTCAAAAGTTTCGTTTGttagttcattttttatttatttattttttcctcattgTTGCAACTTGGTAATATTTAACACCACAGTCGATCAATAAGACTAATTTACTGAATTACCTGAGgtgcaaagatttttttttttttaaagggtcaTTTTTATTCAAGGTCATTTAAAGGTCATGTGCAAGTTCTTTAAAACTGTtggagtgttcatttgtgtagTTTAGTGGGTGACAAATATTTGGCATCACaaaaagtatacaaataaaaaaaaaatgaaaaaagaaggaACACAGAAAGACTCGATTTTTTTCGGGAACACATCTACACTCTGTGAATGTGTTTGCACAAGAGTCCAATGTTCTGCCTTGATGCTGTAGTTTGTATGCGTGTGACGTTAACTGTTTTTCCAGAACAGTCCTGAGGGTCAGTGTTCCAGTAAATCGAGTCCCTTTTATAATCTAATGAGGTCCCGGAAATAGCACCTGTGTTTGAGACGCAGTAGTTCATCTAGGCCATTAGAGGGCAGCAGTGCGCTGGAGTAGTGCTGCTAAATCCCTCGAAGAAGACCCCATCCCTGAAGTGCAGCTCTTTCCACGTGTATTGGACCACGGGCTCGTGTTTTAGTATGTACTGTTTAGTAAATGTTTACACTTTGCAACACGCGGTTTATGTTGAGTTTGTCTTCATTTTGTcaaatgtacattttcactcGCGGCGCTGAATCTCGTGCTTGGTCAGATGTTAGCTGCGTGCTAACTGTTACTGAGCTTCAGCCTACAACACGAGTGTGTATTTCGGGCTTGATATCAGCTTTCCCAGTCTGTTTAGAGTTGTTACTCAGATGCAGTTTAACTTGTTTACAAAGAGCTGAAAATACACCACAAACTTTAGAAGGTTGAGGGTCTGTATGAGCTGGAAGGCTTTTGCCTTTGATACAGTGATACAGGAAGAGAGAATATACACAATAAACTTCGAGTCCtccatttcatttattattattatttttaattgcacAGTAGTTTACATGTCAAATGTAACTAAATACGTGTATATGAAATAGTAAAATTGTTTTAGTTAAAATGTAACTAAACTATtcactaagtgtgtgtgttatatttgcacacacacacacacagataagccataactttaaaaccacctgcctaatactgtGATCCATTGAGCCATGGACTCTACAAGATCTCTGAAGatgtgctgtggtgtctggcacAGAGATGTTCGCAGGAAATCCTTTAAGTCCTATAAGTTGCGAGATGGGACCTCCATGGATTTACTTGTCCAggacatcccacagatgctcgattgtATTGAGAGCTGGGGAATTTGGACGCCGAGTCAACATCTTCAACTCTTTGTCGtcatcatgttcctcaaaacattcctgaacaatttttgcagtgtatcagggagcattatcctgctgaaagaggacactgccattagggaaaaccgttgccatgaagggttGTACTTGGTCTTCAACAGTGTTTaagtaggtggtacatgtcaaagtaacgtCCACGTGAATACCAGGACTTGAGGTTTCCAAGCAGAACATTGCTTCAGCATCAcacagcttgccttcttcccataatgcatcctggTGCAATCTTTTCCCCAGGTaatgactcacacacacccGACCATCCACATGaggtaaaagaaaacgtgattcatcagaccaggccaccttcttccattgctccacggTCCAgctctgatgctcacgtgcccattgtaggtgtttTCGGCCGTGGACGGTGAATTTCATTCACTTCCCCCGGCAATGGTTTTAATATCATGGCTgatttgtgtgaatgtgtatttttattccacttgtctttttcagctctctctctctctctctttcttccacTCTTTGGCGTTTATTCTGTTTCTGAATTTTGGGTTTCACTGTTTGTGGTAAACCTTTTCAACTCTGTGAAAGTTTGCTACTTTCCATTTTGAGGCTTTTTAGAGTTTGATCCTGTTGGAACTTGTTTATTCTTTCCAAAGTAAATAGTAGCCACATGTGGAGTGATTTAGTTATTAGACACTGTAATTAGTTACTTAAAACTTTACATTTGAATTTACGAGAGTCTATAAATGGGGATGCGAATTTTTGCGTGTACTTTAAGACGACTTGCACTCAGTTGCCGTTGCACTTTAAATGAGCGTCGAATTCTGAATTTATCTGTAGATATACTAACTAATGTAGATGCTCCCTTTCAGCATTATTCCACCTAGAAGCCAAAGACGTTCTGATCACCTGactcttactactactactactactaataatactactactactactactactactaataataataataaaagattctGCTATTGAATTGCTGTGTGTTGTTCAGGTGCTGAATGTAGCCCTCCTACATAAAGCAAGATGGTGGAGGTGTTCAGCAGTGACGCTGAGAGAGTGCTGCAGCGCAGTGTTGACGTGAACCTCAGTGAATCAGGCAGCCGGCCTGAAGATCTACACGGGCTTTATCAGATCAGCGAGACCTGTTCGTTTATCACCAGTAACAATTTCAAAAAGGTGAACTTTAATTTGGCGGGAAAACATTTTCgcggtattttttatttttttttcttcttgtgttATTATCTTTGCAGAATCTGTGCTTCCGAAAACCAGATGTTCTCTAAAATGACCTCCATCAATGTGTGTTTTAAACCAGCATCAGCCGTTTTTACTGTACATCATCACGATCTCTTATTGTACACAGGTAGCTTTGCAGTTTCCTGATGAACTTCTGGTTGATTGCGTTGCAGTCGCCGCAGCATTAGAGAGGGAAACCAAAGCAAAGACGTATATTTTAGGTGACACCACCTATGGCAGGTAAAAACTGGTCCCCTTGTTTagctcattatcattataatatcTGATATAGTAACCATGCTTCACATGTTTTGTTCTCCTCGTCAGCTGCTGTGTGGATGAAGTGGCCGCCGAACACGTCGGAGCCGACTGCATCGTGCACTACGGCCGCTCGTGTCTCAGTCCGTCCACACGTCTGCCCCTTACGTATGTGTTCGGGAAAAGACCCATTAATGTGCAGGAGTGTGCCACGTCGTTCAGGGAACTCTACCCTGACCGTGAGACTCACGTGATCGTATTGTATGACGTCACCTACTCACATGCTATAGGTAGGTTGATGAAATCCCTCCAGTTAAATGATCACAGTGCAACCTGAtgcacagggtgccaatactttaagtGCAAATACAGACACGTTTAATGGCAGTCTTTTGTCAAACAATGTCAACAAGCAACAAAAACATAAAGATTAGGCAGTGGTGGACTTGATGTGGATCGTGGGTAAGACATGTAAAATCAAGGGAAATCTTGATAAGAAAACATTAATGTGGGGAAATAACGTTAGTTAGTCtgttggttgtgtgtgttttttttttttgtcagtgttaTTCCACCACGCAAGTCAACTGCCTACATAACAATGTTTTTGCTTCTCATCAGATGATTTCCAAAGGCTTTTGGGTGGCACCTACCCCAACACTGTGTTCTCTGTTCTAAGAGCAGAACACTTACATGGACCTCTGAAAGTTAGCGATAACCCTGAGGATGACGGCTCTGTTCGTAAATTCGGCCGTCGGTTTGGTTTAAAACGAGGAAAGAACGTGGAGGACTACAGGATGTTCTATATCGGTCAAGAGGGACTCACTCTCACAAACTTCATGATGACGTGGAACCGCTGCGCCTTCAGTTCATTCGACCCAGACACGTCGACGGGCCGAGCTGAATCTATCAACGTCAACAAAGCACTGATGAAGCGCTACTACGCCATTGAGCGGGCGAAGGATGCCAATGTGGTGGGAATCCTGGTGGGCACCTTGGGCGTCGCCAACTACTTGAGCATCATTGAGCAGCTGAAAGAAAGTATTCGCAAGGCCGGCAAGAAGAGCTATATGTTTGCGATGGGCAAGATCAATGTACCAAAGCTGGCCAACTTCCTGGAGATTGATGTGTATGTGTTAGTTGCTTGTCCAGAGAACTCCCTGCTGGATTCTAGCGAGTTCTACAGGCCGGTGGTGACGCCGTTTGAGATGGAAGTGGCCTGTAACAAGCATCGCGAGTGGAGCGGAGAATACATCACAGACTTTCAAGATCTGCTGCCTGGTATgtgcttctctttctttctttcttttttttttgtcccattCCGTGTACACGACATCACCAGTTAGTGTAGTAAGGTACAAGAGGCATAATTCTTCATTGAaaccattacattttttttattttctttctgacACAGCTCTGTCCGGCTGAACCCCTTTaagaatgcagtttcatagatttggggaattagtacaCTACGGGGGcatatacattttcacacagacccagttggtattggataacttttttgcttcgataaataacatttatcatttaaaatcttgtgtttactcgggttgcctttgtttttatcttagaatttgttttcatttcttaaaCAATTTAGACTGGGAGATagaggaaaaacagaagaaatcaggatgggggcaaatactttattatttttcatttttaaaatttttttacagcactgtaacTGTGCATGGCTACCTAAAATGTTACTTTAACTTGTGCAGTTTTCATTGCTACGTCATAAATCTGTGGTCAGGTTTCTTTTTATCCACAGCTCGGATGTATTCGtcgaggaattttttttttttcgaggcAATTTTAGGGCCAATGAATCATCTCCTCTTTcaaaggtttgtgtgtgtgatctagTCTTATACAGGACACTTCAAAGGTTGCTTTGTGCTACTGGCTTTGCTGTAAATGAATAGGCCATTGATCCAGACCGTCATGTATACACGCCCTTCTTCAGGTCATGGAGAATCTCCATTCTACAAATGATTTACCTTGCTACTGCAGTTGCATTGAGAGGCACGCCGGTTTTCAAAATGTCTGTTGGTTGATGAGTAAATAGCCATTAAGCCTGTTTGGATGAACCGTCCTAGAGAAGCGTAGTGAGAATTGTTCTCAGCTTGTGGTGGAAGTCAGGGATCCGGGCTGTTTCATGCAGTTCATGAGCATCAGCCCAATCCTAAACCAGATTTTAATGTCATACAGTCTGTAGATCAACAGGACTAAAGCAAGCCATAGActagttttttaaattttcttttatgtctgtttacatttagACTACTTGAAAATGTATAAATGGCCATGTACAGGGACATTAGGAGTGTTCCACTGTTATGGTTAGTCATGGTTAGTCATGGTCAGTGATCGGTTGGTTAACTAACcatttcctttaaaaacaaaactgatttCTGCTTTTACTTTTACATGGTAATTTAGTGACATGGTCCTAGCCGAGAGAAATACAGTTAGGGAAGATATGTCAGGGAAAAATACTGACAGATTGACCATCGTTATTATAAACCAGTATTCTTAACATTATGTCTAAAACACAAAGGGCACACGAAGCTTCGCTGCTGTTTTGGGTAACGGGCGTGATGGTTATCTGTGCTGTATGTCAGGGCTGCACGATTGTGGCCAAAATGATCATCACGATTATTTTTGATCGATATTGAGATCATGATTATTGCACGTTCACATTTGAATAAACGGACCGCTGCGTTCACCTCcgtgttgtgctacattcctgctaatgtgcAAATCTTCGCGTGAAATTAGAccggtccttaaagtgcatcatctcgtagaaacGAAATACGAATAAAATTGTACGCagaatataggataagtaaaaaaataaaaatgccatcaaccaaatgaaaagcGTTTGCATTCAGGCGAATGGAGAAAAGGCAAGAACGGCGTTTAcgggaggagagacgcagacaaaTCACCCGATAGAGCGATGACGCAGAGATGACGTCATTTCGTACCGGAACCCAGAAGTTCTCATCACACCGCTTcggtgatcaacaaaagtttacaacactaacacgtTCTGTCCctcaagatcattttcacaaatcaaCACAGCATTTATGAAGTTTGGAGCGTAAACACAAtctccagaaataaacagctaaccgtacgctgtaaacgaactacaccacggtcgctccaCTTCAACGTCGCCGACACCGAGCTTCCCACGACTTctccaaactttatttaaaacattttccctaatacggatttactctgtggaggAATCTTCATCCACGTGTGTtttgggaattgtgcacagcaaacctgaaccagtttatctgcgaagttttttcctgttcggcgcgatgacgtttaatgtccccgacatcGTCTGTAGTCCCCTTTAGCAACGTGtcagtgtcatgatttcccctcgcgcaaagCTCTGGAgctcgagcgctaaaatgcgaactcgtttccgggttttggcgtacaacatgacgtcatccctgcgccgctctatgtgattggctgtaagtttaggaagcgctcgatttgatctgcagcggagttttctctGAGCGGAGGACGGACTTTAAACGTCACTATCGCAGTCGATCGTGTTCACGGAACCGTGGGCAGTcgaaatcgtaatcgcgatcgatctTCCATTCATCGTGCAGCTCTACTATATGGTTATATAAATTATGCTTAGATAAGAAACAAATGGATGAAATACCACTGTATTTGTTTCTGTGGTTGTGTATATTTATCGCTTCCGGTTGAGAGTGCTCATGTCTCCTTTGGCCTGTCATTGTTTTCTCAGGCTTTTCCTTACTCTTGCTAGATTACTGTATTTACCTCAGACTTTCTGctttgttgttgggttttgtgACGTGTTGATCGACTTTTGTTTTATTACTGTAAGAGGTGTGGCACCGGGTAGCGGTGTTGGCACATGTGCCGGCCTTAAACACTGGATCAATATCAAATCAGCTTTGATAATACCAGATCATCACTGCTGTGTTGAGACAGGACTGCCATCACACCTCCTGATGTTTCGCAACAGAGACTCCCAGAGCATTCAGTCAGTTACCACGGTTGATGTTTTTCATGCCTGAATAGAATATTATTGCACAATGGGTTGATTTATAATATTTGTTACCAAATGTTTAACAGGAGGGAGCAGTCACGTGGACTTTCCCGAGTCAGAACAGtcgactaatgatgacacaacAGATGTGTCACTGATCACTGGAGCACTGCGCGCTTCCTCTTTACGATCCTCATCTGAGCCAACAGATGGTGCGCCATTGTCGTCTTCAGTTGTGGTCAGGAATCAGACGCTAACTGTGGCTAACACGAATACTGCAGGTAACGAGCTATGAGAACAGCAGAAATGCGTTCACACTTCCACTCAATGAAACAATGGGAGAATATACAAAAGACAATTTGTAGAAATAAGTTTCTACTTTTAgtgtagaaatgtgttttttgtttttttttctccttttagaGCACTTATCACCAAATAAGTCTAGTTCCATCCTACCTGATCAAATGTTTTGCATTAGGGATCCATTGGTCATCACTGTTTTACAGCATTTTATACCTGGGCCACGCTACAAGGTTTATATAATCCTAACCGATGTCGAAACCGTCAGCGGTCCCAGATATGGGATCCCGCAGGATAATCTGGGAACTTTATCCTAATATATTTTGGGACGTATGAATCAGCCTCAAATCCAGTCTAATTATCATCTGGTTTGGCAAAGGGATTAGTGCTGTTCTGATTTTCTTCCACACAAAGTTGTATTCATCTAATGcagaatatatttattattataaatgatttgCCTTCTATGTTCGCAGCATCTTTTCTCGCGGGCCGGAGCTGGCAGGGGTTGGAACCCAAGTTGGGGGAAACGCCAGTAGTTAAAGCTGTGCAGGGAAGACGCGGTATCGCTATTGCTTATGAGGAGGAGGGTACGGACAGTAAAGACTACTCGACCTgaccacagaaaaaaaaaaaaaaaaaggaaattagaAAAACTTCACTGCAACATGTTGCATCATATTTACTGTAAACGACGGAGTTGGTGTGTTCGTGTCAATCCACTGACACTGGATGTAAGTGTAATATGCCATGTTTAAGCTTTTGTGACTGACggaattattttccatatacatGATGATCAAGAGAAGGTGTTATTTAAAGCCATTTTAAAAACCTCAGTATAAAAATTCCACAGAAGACATGCATATAAACTAAAAGTACAGAAcggcttcaactctgggatgttggtgggtttcctcacatgaacggCTTGCTTCAgatccttccacaacatttctattggattaaggtcaggactttgacttggccgttccaaaacattccctttattcttctttaatcgTTCTCTGGTAGGACGACTTGTATGATTAgcgtcattgtcttgctgcatgacccgctttctcttgagattcagttcacagacatgtcagtgtcctgacattttcctttagaataaTTAAGAAGCCATTGTTTCATgtcaagtcgtcctggcccagatgcagcaaaacaggcccaaaccatgatactaccaccatcatgtttcacagatgggataaggttcttatactGGAAAGCATTTTCATTTCTCCAAACATTacacttttcatttaaaccagaaagttttattttggtctcatccgtccacaagACATTTTAccagtagccttctggcttgtccatgtgatctttagaaAACTGCAGTAGGGCGGCAGTGGTCTTTTTGGAGAGCGGttgctttctccttgcagccctgccatgcacatcatcgttgttcagtgttctcctgacggtggactcatgaacattaacattatccaatattagttgtttagaagttaccccgagttcctttgtgaccttgtggactatttTAAACGTCTTACTCTTAGAGTgctctttgttggtctccactcctaaggaggggaacaatggtgttgcatttcctccatttgtacacaatctgtctgactgtggattggtggagtccaaactctttagagatgattttgtaatcttttccagcctgatgaggtCCTCGGAAACCTCCGTTGTtcatacacttccacaaacgtgctgtgaagatcagactctgatagatccctgttctttaaaataaaacgctcactcacacctgatcgtcatcccattgaccgaaatcacctgactctaatttcaccttcaaatgaactgctaatcctagaggtgcacatacttttgcctctcacaAAATTGTAATATTgggtcattttcctcaataaataaatgaccaagtataatatttttgtcttatttgtttagcTTGGTTCTCTTTGTTCACTTTTAGGACCTtacgtgtgaaaatctgattgtttcaggtcatatttatgactttcaagcaccactgtaagtacCTGATGTCAAAATCAGTTGAAGATGTATTGTACAGCAGTGCTGTTGgattctctattctgattggtcagaaagtattaatgaattttctataacagcccCTCTGCCAGCCAGCTGTACTTAATAATGgcattacagtatattaatgtgctcattctaatgcgttagcatttctatagtaacagctcatagaCAGGGACTTGTATATTGGACGCGCCACAGAACCGAAGaccaataataaacagataatctTTGATATTGTGAGGTAACAGCATATAATACATGCACATCATGTCGTTTCATTGCTTACCGTTTACTGATGATCAAAAAGGTTCCttggtgtatttaaaaaaaaaaaaattgatggcAAACAGGTTGTACACAAGTAATTTCCAAAAAGCTAAAATATGTTCATAAACTATTGTATAGCCTTGTATTATCCAGGTCTATAAGAAAATGATGGTGTAAGTATGTGACCCTTAGTAAAACTGCACTTGTGCATTGCTGGTTAAATTACGCTTAAGCTTTGAATAATTCAATAATCTTTGTAGTTAAGATTGTGTTATTTATCAGTAAGACTTGTCTCCATTTACTGATTATCTTCTTGATCTACAACAAAAGATGATGGAAATATGCCGCTCTTCCCATTGCACTCGCCCTCAAGCCACTCTTCATTCACTGAAGTGGAAAATAAACATCATAAAGATTTCATTTCTTAATTCTTAATTTCTTAATTATAGCCAATCTTAATTTCTTACCTTTAGACAGGATAGTAATGACATCGCCTTGAGAAAAGTCCAGATCTTCAGGTGTGGATGCCTCGTAAGTGTACAGAGCCACCATCTTTTTCTGAGTTACGGTTTTATCCTAAAACACAGAGTCAGGCacactttatggccaaaagtatgtggacacctgaataTCACACTCGTGTTGGCATAAAAATTGTGGCCTGcgcagaaccctgacctcaaccccactgaacagctTTGGGATGAACAGGGATGCAAActacaccccaggcctcctcacccgacatcagtgcctgacctcactaatactctcGTGGTTGAATGAGCACGAATCACCACAGCCAAGCTCCAAAAAGCGCTAAAAGCTGTAGTCAAATGCCAAAATAAGGCAAGACCAACTTTACACACTgggatccatccattttctaataccgcttatccttcagagtcacggggaacctggagcctatcccagggagcatcgggcacaatgTGGGTGAcagcctggacagggtgccaatccattgcagggcacaatcacacacgcattcacacacccattcatacactacggacactttggacatgccaatcagcctaccatgcatgtctttggactgggggaggaaacccccaaagcaaggggaaaacatgcacatgccacacacactgtgtgcCAACTCACTGGgatgattttcttttaaaaaaaaaacaaaaaaaaaaaacagaaaagaatatTACAAGCAAGAACAATGAGTTTAAAATAATATGATGACACAAAAACCGGTCGAACCAGGACTGTGTGCTAAAGGTTATAAAGAAATTAGTCTATGAAGATACTGAAAATATGACATACTCCTAatgcatctttttttctttcttcttttttttaaactgaactaATGAACTAAAAtgaggaatgttttttttttttttttttttaaattttgaaatgaatgaattaagtCGTGAGTGTCTATGTTTATCGGTTTGACTGCTGTTCTATAAATTATTGGGGTAATGACGATTGAAATTAAAACGCCAATACTA
Protein-coding regions in this window:
- the dph2 gene encoding 2-(3-amino-3-carboxypropyl)histidine synthase subunit 2, whose protein sequence is MVEVFSSDAERVLQRSVDVNLSESGSRPEDLHGLYQISETCSFITSNNFKKVALQFPDELLVDCVAVAAALERETKAKTYILGDTTYGSCCVDEVAAEHVGADCIVHYGRSCLSPSTRLPLTYVFGKRPINVQECATSFRELYPDRETHVIVLYDVTYSHAIDDFQRLLGGTYPNTVFSVLRAEHLHGPLKVSDNPEDDGSVRKFGRRFGLKRGKNVEDYRMFYIGQEGLTLTNFMMTWNRCAFSSFDPDTSTGRAESINVNKALMKRYYAIERAKDANVVGILVGTLGVANYLSIIEQLKESIRKAGKKSYMFAMGKINVPKLANFLEIDVYVLVACPENSLLDSSEFYRPVVTPFEMEVACNKHREWSGEYITDFQDLLPGGSSHVDFPESEQSTNDDTTDVSLITGALRASSLRSSSEPTDGAPLSSSVVVRNQTLTVANTNTAASFLAGRSWQGLEPKLGETPVVKAVQGRRGIAIAYEEEGTDSKDYST